One genomic region from Clarias gariepinus isolate MV-2021 ecotype Netherlands chromosome 22, CGAR_prim_01v2, whole genome shotgun sequence encodes:
- the LOC128510401 gene encoding cytochrome P450 2B4-like, whose translation MQSVLRCLDLGSAGLVLLLSLVSLVLLEIFRLRFSRSRGPPGPTPLPFIGNLLQIIKDPLNTIRSMVQYGDLCTVYMGRKPMVVLNSYELVKEALVQNGTVFSGRPYMPLIEWVTKGYGITFVTYNHMWKQQRRFALHTLRNFGLGKKTVEERVVEEAHCLISEMLKHEGNLLNPTHLIMNAVSNIICSIVFGDRFDYDDKRFTRLLEILNENIRLFASAEGLTVNLLPFIKHLPGPQQKIHQNANALLEFIRDMVEEHRTTVDTENLRDFIDAYLVEMSKQESHEDSTFHEENLLMCTADLFLAGTLTTATTLRWGLIFMMNHPEIQDRCHEEIVRVLGYDRTPSMDDRARLPYTHATVHEILRFGNIAPLGVVHEATETTQLQGYTIPKGTQISPNLMAIMQDKEHWTYPDTFNPENFLDEKGQFCKNESFLPFSLGPRACLGETLARTELFIFFTTLLQRLRFSWPRDAAPFDMDGIMGVVRMPHPFHITLHSREHGRH comes from the exons ATGCAGTCTGTACTGAGGTGTTTGGACCTGGGTTCTGCAGGGCTGGTCCTGTTGCTCAGCCTCGTCTCTCTGGTTCTGCTTGAGATCTTCAGGTTAAGGTTCTCCAGGAGCCGCGGTCCCCCTGGTCCCACTCCACTGCCCTTCATCGGGAACCTGCTCCAGATCATCAAGGACCCGCTGAACACTATTAGATCG ATGGTGCAGTACGGTGACTTGTGCACTGTGTACATGGGCAGGAAGCCAATGGTCGTGTTAAACAGCTACGAGCTGGTGAAGGAGGCGCTGGTTCAGAACGGTACCGTGTTCTCCGGGAGGCCATACATGCCTTTAATAGAATGGGTGACTAAAGGCTACG GTATCACATTTGTTACGTACAACCATATGTGGAAGCAGCAGCGGCGCTTTGCCCTCCACACACTACGCAACTTTGGTCTGGGGAAGAAAACGGTGGAGGAGCGAGTGGTCGAGGAAGCACACTGTCTGATATCAGAGATGCTCAAACATGAAG GGAACTTACTAAACCCCACACACCTGATAATGAACGCTGTCTCCAACATCATCTGCTCTATTGTCTTCGGAGATCGCTTCGACTACGACGACAAGCGTTTCACTCGGCTCCTGGAAATCCTGAATGAAAACATTCGACTGTTTGCCTCAGCTGAAGGATTG ACTGTCAATCTGCTACCTTTTATAAAACACCTCCCTGGTCCACAACAGAAGATCCATCAGAATGCCAATGCTTTATTAGAGTTTATCCGTGACATGGTGGAGGAGCACAGGACAACAGTGGACACGGAGAACCTACGTGACTTCATCGACGCCTACCTAGTGGAGATGAGCAAG CAAGAGTCACATGAAGATTCAACGTTTCATGAGGAGAACCTGCTGATGTGCACTGCTGATCTTTTCCTTGCGGGAACTTTGACCACAGCTACCACTCTCAGATGGGGTCTGATCTTCATGATGAACCATCCAGAAATACAAG ATCGTTGTCATGAGGAGATTGTTCGCGTACTTGGTTACGATCGCACTCCCAGCATGGACGACCGAGCAAGGCTGCCGTACACACACGCCACGGTGCATGAGATCCTGCGCTTTGGGAACATCGCTCCGCTTGGCGTAGTTCACGAAGCTACAGAGACAACTCAGTTACAAGGATACACCATCCCCAAG GGAACGCAGATTTCACCCAACTTAATGGCCATAATGCAGGATAAGGAGCACTGGACATACCCGGACACGTTTAACCCAGAGAACTTCCTGGACGAGAAGGGACAGTTCTGCAAAAACGAGTcctttctgcctttttctctGG GTCCGAGGGCGTGTCTCGGTGAAACACTCGCCAGGACAGAGCTCTTCATCTTCTTCACGACTCTTCTGCAGAGGTTGCGGTTCTCCTGGCCACGTGATGCCGCGCCCTTTGATATGGATGGGATTATGGGCGTAGTCAGGATGCCCCACCCCTTTCATATCACTTTACATAGTAGGGAACATGGTCGCCACTAG
- the tut4 gene encoding terminal uridylyltransferase 4 isoform X2 has translation MSTMDETKSPLKSGKPSRSGGSKSSSRSQKERENGKTPNRGKNTAASRVKEEGQGGHAGGKGPAGSPLEAGRGKARRLTGRTGSGDRGKARAQTQQGGRNGNIALLSTKEDNAAQSNKTQRPALKDKHTGDAPARRPAEGAPDTADETNLTSDQQLGLRQAEERLQRDYIHRLTKQSPDYPNYQYLCKLCSVHVDNIQGAHKHIKEKRHKKNIMEKQEENELRSLPPPSPAHLRALNTAVMDAVQEHGISEEEFQQRHAVVRSMELIIQRHLPACSLRLYGSCLTRFAFKCSDVNIDVLYPSGMTQPDVLIQVLDILKKSDEFLDVESDFHAKVPVIFCRDVSRGLLCKVSAGNDVACLTTNHLAALAKQEPRLVPLVLAFRYWAKLCHVDCQAEGGIPSYSFSLMVIFFLQQRKPPILPVYLGYWIEGFDVKRVDEYHLTGVQSGHFVGWEHRPGSANEGRGDNKNRNEPQKSAEKKHENQKGKTRLVLENTENISLGQLWLELMRFYTLEFALEDYIISIRLKELLPRDVKNWPRRRLAIEDPFALKRNVARSLNSQMVFEYIQERFRTAYRYFACPQSRNGHAPQRNAPRPAGTRSVQSKGGEEDDGANSTDEDEEEEEDDDEDEAGDEDRRVTRGLARLLVEVEDEDGAHQSSSPTPSPHNGLFPDSDEEERDEGRRRGVEQQNIAPEDLHYTFDRMIFTGGKPPTVVCSICKRDGHLKDDCPEDFKKMELTPLPPMTEHFREILDNLCRRCYDELSPSMGEQQRRELILGSLERFIRKEYNDKAQLCLFGSSKNGFGFRDSDLDICMTLEGHDTAEKLNCKEIIEGLAKVLKKHTGLRNILPITTAKVPIVKFEHKQSSLEGDISLYNTLAQHNTRMLATYAALDPRVQYLGYTMKVFAKRCDIGDASRGSLSSYAYILMVLYFLQQRQPPVIPVLQEIYDGSAVPQRMVDGWNAFFFDDLDELRRRWPEFQQNRETVGELWLGLLRFYTEEFDFKEHVISIRQRKRLTTFEKQWTSKCIAIEDPFDLNHNLGAGVSRKMTNFIMKAFINGRKLFGTPFYPKLGMEAEYFFDSKVLTDGELAPNDRCCRICGKIGHYMKDCPKRRRMKKKESDKDEDVREEDREPRERRCFQCGFIGHVRRECPDYRHLRQRGAPTQVPQVVRAMVSSQAIPIPQSGTSQDRGGRTRQPSECSDTRQTPPYSPQPSTFIQPSVSPQSSQSGKPSPGSSSSSAPSKSPHHPSLPPSATPPQQQQQVHLSLFGFNPSQYMGVVTLGAWPSHPPSPGVKYPIRKGQGNGPAGDAPYPAPVNLNDPSIIFAQPAGRDGGPHWPNHRLNNPGGMVANGTVGKSAGFQAPFGSVGPVSRSLAHSGPGSISVSSSWGFRMPQTFVQPTNKPFISQGPVVNQRFPLLQSGRPVNLQQKK, from the exons aTGAGCACTATGGATGAAACGAAAAGCCCGCTGAAATCAGGCAAGCCGTCTCGCTCGGGCGGGTCCAAGTCCTCGTCCAGATCGCAGAAAGAACGCGAGAACGGCAAGACGCCGAATCGCGGCAAGAACACCGCAGCATCCAGGGTGAAGGAGGAGGGGCAGGGTGGGCACGCGGGGGGCAAAGGGCCAGCGGGAAGCCCTCTGGAGGCGGGGAGAGGTAAAGCTCGCAGGCTGACGGGAAGAACGGGCTCGGGGGACAGGGGCAAGGCGAGGGCCCAGACTCAGCAAGGGGGCAGGAACGGAAACATCGCTCTGCTCAGCACCAAGGAGGACAACGCCGCGCAGAGTAACAAAACCCAGAGACCTGCGCTCAAGGACAAACACACAG GAGACGCGCCGGCGAGACGGCCAGCAGAGGGCGCTCCAGACACAGCAGACGAGACGAACCTGACCTCGGATCAGCAGCTGGGACTGAGACAGGCCGAGGAGAGACTGCAGAGAGACTACATCCACAGACTGACCAAG CAGTCCCCAGATTACCCAAATTACCAGTATCTATGCAAACTCTGCTCGGTTCATGTGGACAACATCCAGGGTGCTCACAAACACATCAAAGAGAAACGGCACAAGAAGAACATCATG gagaagCAGGAGGAGAATGAGCTGCGTTCGTTACCCCCTCCGTCTCCGGCTCACCTGCGAGCCCTGAACACGGCCGTGATGGATGCGGTGCAGGAGCACGGCATCTCGGAGGAGGAGTTCCAGCAGAGACACGCTGTGGTGCGGAGCATGGAGCTCATCATACAGAGACACCTACCCG CGTGCTCTCTGCGTCTCTACGGTTCCTGTCTCACTCGATTCGCCTTCAAGTGCAGTGACGTCAACATCGACGTGCTCTACCCCTCCGGT ATGACGCAGCCTGACGTTCTTATCCAAGTGCTGGACATCCTGAAGAAGAGCG ATGAATTTTTAGACGTGGAGTCGGACTTCCACGCTAAGGTCCCCGTCATCTTCTGCCGTGACGTGTCCAG GGGTTTACTGTGTAAAGTGAGCGCAGGAAATGATGTCGCATGTCTCACCACCAATCACCTGGCGGCGTTGGCCAAGCAGGAGCCTCGTCTGGTTCCTCTGGTCTTGGCGTTCCGCTACTGGGCCAAg CTGTGTCACGTGGACTGCCAGGCCGAGGGCGGGATTCCTTCCTACTCCTTCTCTCTGATGGTCATCTTTTTCCTGCAGCAGAGGAAGCCACCCATTTTACCTGTGTATCTCGGCTACTGG ATCGAAGGGTTCGACGTGAAGCGAGTGGATGAGTATCACCTGACCGGCGTTCAGTCGGGTCACTTCGTGGGGTGGGAGCACCGACCAGGCAGCGCTAACGAGGGCCGTGGagacaacaaaaacagaaacGAACCCCAAAAATCGGCTGAGAAGAAGCACGAGAACCAGAAGGGCAAG ACTCGTCTGGTGCTGGAGAACACGGAGAACATCTCTCTCGGCCAGTTGTGGTTGGAGCTGATGCGGTTCTACACGCTGGAGTTCGCTCTGGAGGATTACATCATCAGCATCCGGCTGAAGGAGCTGCTGCCCCGGGACGTAAAGAACTGGCCACGCCGCCGCCTCGCCATCGAGG ACCCATTCGCACTTAAGAGGAACGTTGCGCGAAGTCTGAACAGTCAGATGGTGTTCGAGTACATCCAGGAGCGCTTTCGCACCGCGTACCGGTACTTCGCCTGTCCTCAGAGCCGGAACGGACACGCCCCCCAACGGAACGCGCCCCGCCCGGCTGGAACCCGCAGCGTGCAAAGTAAGGGAGGCGAGGAGGACGATGGCGCGAACAGCACCGACgaggatgaagaagaagaggaggacgACGATGAGGACGAGGCCGGAGACGAAGATCGGCGCGTGACCCGAGGTTTAGCCAGACTGCTCGTGGAGGTCGAGGACGAAGACGGGGCGCATCAGTCCTCTTCGCCGACCCCGTCCCCTCACAACGGGCTGTTCCCCGACAGCGACGAAGAGGAGCGGGACGAAGGGCGGCGGAGAGGCGTGGAACAGCAGAACATCGCCCCGGAGGATCTGCACTACACCTTCGACAGGATGATCTTCACCGGAGGAAAG CCCCCGACGGTGGTGTGCAGCATCTGTAAGCGAGACGGCCATCTGAAAGACGACTGTCCTGAAGACTTTAAGAAGATGGAGCTGACGCCGCTGCCTCCCATGACAGAGCACTTCAGAGAGATCCTCGACAACCTGTGCAGACGCTGCTACG atgaacTGTCGCCATCTATGGGAGAGCAGCAGAGGAGGGAACTTATTCTAGGCAGTCTGGAGCGCTTCATTAGAAAGGAGTATaacg ataAAGCCCAGCTGTGTTTGTTCGGTTCCTCCAAGAATGGTTTCGGGTTCCGTGACAGTGACTTGGACATCTGTATGACACTGGAGGGTCACGACACAGCCGAG aaACTGAACTGTAAGGAGATCATCGAGGGTCTGGCCAAGGTGCTGAAGAAACATACGG GTCTGAGGAATATCCTGCCTATAACGACCGCCAAAGTGCCTATAGTCAAGTTTGAACACAAGCAGAGCAGCCTGGAGGGAGACATCAGCCTTTACAACACACTG GCTCAGCACAACACACGTATGCTGGCCACGTACGCAGCCCTGGACCCACGTGTGCAGTATTTGGGCTACACCATGAAAGTGTTTGCAAAG aggtGCGACATCGGCGACGCGTCGAGGGGAAGTCTCTCATCTTACGCCTACATCCTTATGGTGCTGTACTTCCTGCAGCAGAGACAGCCTCCGGTCATCCCCGTCCTGCaggag atctACGACGGGAGCGCGGTTCCTCAGAGGATGGTGGACGGCTGGAACGCTTTCTTCTTCGACGATTTGGACGagctg cggcGGCGTTGGCCCGAGTTCCAGCAGAACCGCGAGACGGTGGGGGAGCTGTGGCTCGGCCTGCTGCGCTTCTACACCGAGGAGTTCGACTTTAAGGAGCACGTGATCTCCATCCGGCAGCGTAAACGCCTCACCACCTTCGAGAAGCAGTGGACCTCCAAGTGCATCGCCATCGAAG atccCTTTGACTTGAATCACAATCTCGGTGCTGGAGTCTCACGGAAaa TGACGAATTTCATCATGAAGGCGTTTATTAACGGCAGGAAGTTGTTCGGAACGCCGTTTTATCCAAAGCTGGGGATGGAAGCG gagtaCTTCTTCGACTCGAAGGTGCTGACAGACGGCGAGCTCGCTCCGAACGACCGCTGCTGTCGGATCTGCGGCAAAATCGGACACTACATGAAGGACTGCCCGAAGAGACGCAG gatgaaAAAGAAGGAGAGCGATAAGGACGAGGATGTGCGTGAGGAGGACAGAGAGCCAAGAGAGAGACGCTGTTTCCAGTGCGGATTCATCGGACACGTGCGGAGAGAATGTCCTGATTACAGACACCTCCGACAGAGAGGAGCTCCcacgcagg TTCCTCAGGTGGTCCGTGCCATGGTGAGCTCTCAGGCCATCCCCATTCCTCAGAGCGGGACGTCCCAGGATCGAGGCGGCCGGACCAGGCAGCCGTCCGAATGT TCGGACACGCGCCAGACTCCTCCCTACTCGCCCCAGCCGTCTACGTTCATCCAGCCCTCCGTCTCGCCCCAGTCGTCTCAGAGCGGCAAGCCGTCACCGGGCTCCTCGTCCTCATCGGCTCCGTCCAAATCCCCCCAtcatccctccctccctccgtcCGCCACGCctcctcagcagcagcagcaggttcatctgtctctctttggTTTTAACCCGTCTCAGTACATGGGAGTGGTCACGCTGGGCGCCTGGCCCTCCCATCCGCCCTCCCCGGGGGTGAAGTACCCTATAAGGAAGGGGCAGGGCAACGGGCCGGCGGGGGACGCGCCTTACCCCGCCCCTGTTAACCTGAACGACCCCAGCATCATCTTCGCCCAGCCGGCCGGGCGGGACGGAGGGCCACACTGGCCCAATCACCGTCTGAACAACCCCGGGGGGATGGTGGCCAACGGCACGGTGGGGAAGTCAg CAGGTTTCCAGGCTCCGTTTGGTTCTGTAGGTCCGGTCTCTCGCTCGCTGGCCCACAGCGGCCCCGGTTCCATATCCGTCTCGTCCTCCTGGGGTTTCCGCATGCCGCAGACGTTCGTGCAGCCGACCAACAAGCCCTTCATCTCCCAGG GTCCGGTGGTGAATCAGCGCTTCCCCCTGCTGCAGTCTGGTCGCCCCGTCAACCTCCAGCAGAAGAAATAA
- the tut4 gene encoding terminal uridylyltransferase 4 isoform X1, with translation MSTMDETKSPLKSGKPSRSGGSKSSSRSQKERENGKTPNRGKNTAASRVKEEGQGGHAGGKGPAGSPLEAGRGKARRLTGRTGSGDRGKARAQTQQGGRNGNIALLSTKEDNAAQSNKTQRPALKDKHTGDAPARRPAEGAPDTADETNLTSDQQLGLRQAEERLQRDYIHRLTKQSPDYPNYQYLCKLCSVHVDNIQGAHKHIKEKRHKKNIMEKQEENELRSLPPPSPAHLRALNTAVMDAVQEHGISEEEFQQRHAVVRSMELIIQRHLPACSLRLYGSCLTRFAFKCSDVNIDVLYPSGMTQPDVLIQVLDILKKSDEFLDVESDFHAKVPVIFCRDVSRGLLCKVSAGNDVACLTTNHLAALAKQEPRLVPLVLAFRYWAKLCHVDCQAEGGIPSYSFSLMVIFFLQQRKPPILPVYLGYWIEGFDVKRVDEYHLTGVQSGHFVGWEHRPGSANEGRGDNKNRNEPQKSAEKKHENQKGKTRLVLENTENISLGQLWLELMRFYTLEFALEDYIISIRLKELLPRDVKNWPRRRLAIEDPFALKRNVARSLNSQMVFEYIQERFRTAYRYFACPQSRNGHAPQRNAPRPAGTRSVQSKGGEEDDGANSTDEDEEEEEDDDEDEAGDEDRRVTRGLARLLVEVEDEDGAHQSSSPTPSPHNGLFPDSDEEERDEGRRRGVEQQNIAPEDLHYTFDRMIFTGGKPPTVVCSICKRDGHLKDDCPEDFKKMELTPLPPMTEHFREILDNLCRRCYDELSPSMGEQQRRELILGSLERFIRKEYNDKAQLCLFGSSKNGFGFRDSDLDICMTLEGHDTAEKLNCKEIIEGLAKVLKKHTGLRNILPITTAKVPIVKFEHKQSSLEGDISLYNTLAQHNTRMLATYAALDPRVQYLGYTMKVFAKRCDIGDASRGSLSSYAYILMVLYFLQQRQPPVIPVLQEIYDGSAVPQRMVDGWNAFFFDDLDELRRRWPEFQQNRETVGELWLGLLRFYTEEFDFKEHVISIRQRKRLTTFEKQWTSKCIAIEDPFDLNHNLGAGVSRKMTNFIMKAFINGRKLFGTPFYPKLGMEAEYFFDSKVLTDGELAPNDRCCRICGKIGHYMKDCPKRRRMKKKESDKDEDVREEDREPRERRCFQCGFIGHVRRECPDYRHLRQRGAPTQVPQVVRAMVSSQAIPIPQSGTSQDRGGRTRQPSECSDTRQTPPYSPQPSTFIQPSVSPQSSQSGKPSPGSSSSSAPSKSPHHPSLPPSATPPQQQQQVHLSLFGFNPSQYMGVVTLGAWPSHPPSPGVKYPIRKGQGNGPAGDAPYPAPVNLNDPSIIFAQPAGRDGGPHWPNHRLNNPGGMVANGTVGKSEAGFQAPFGSVGPVSRSLAHSGPGSISVSSSWGFRMPQTFVQPTNKPFISQGPVVNQRFPLLQSGRPVNLQQKK, from the exons aTGAGCACTATGGATGAAACGAAAAGCCCGCTGAAATCAGGCAAGCCGTCTCGCTCGGGCGGGTCCAAGTCCTCGTCCAGATCGCAGAAAGAACGCGAGAACGGCAAGACGCCGAATCGCGGCAAGAACACCGCAGCATCCAGGGTGAAGGAGGAGGGGCAGGGTGGGCACGCGGGGGGCAAAGGGCCAGCGGGAAGCCCTCTGGAGGCGGGGAGAGGTAAAGCTCGCAGGCTGACGGGAAGAACGGGCTCGGGGGACAGGGGCAAGGCGAGGGCCCAGACTCAGCAAGGGGGCAGGAACGGAAACATCGCTCTGCTCAGCACCAAGGAGGACAACGCCGCGCAGAGTAACAAAACCCAGAGACCTGCGCTCAAGGACAAACACACAG GAGACGCGCCGGCGAGACGGCCAGCAGAGGGCGCTCCAGACACAGCAGACGAGACGAACCTGACCTCGGATCAGCAGCTGGGACTGAGACAGGCCGAGGAGAGACTGCAGAGAGACTACATCCACAGACTGACCAAG CAGTCCCCAGATTACCCAAATTACCAGTATCTATGCAAACTCTGCTCGGTTCATGTGGACAACATCCAGGGTGCTCACAAACACATCAAAGAGAAACGGCACAAGAAGAACATCATG gagaagCAGGAGGAGAATGAGCTGCGTTCGTTACCCCCTCCGTCTCCGGCTCACCTGCGAGCCCTGAACACGGCCGTGATGGATGCGGTGCAGGAGCACGGCATCTCGGAGGAGGAGTTCCAGCAGAGACACGCTGTGGTGCGGAGCATGGAGCTCATCATACAGAGACACCTACCCG CGTGCTCTCTGCGTCTCTACGGTTCCTGTCTCACTCGATTCGCCTTCAAGTGCAGTGACGTCAACATCGACGTGCTCTACCCCTCCGGT ATGACGCAGCCTGACGTTCTTATCCAAGTGCTGGACATCCTGAAGAAGAGCG ATGAATTTTTAGACGTGGAGTCGGACTTCCACGCTAAGGTCCCCGTCATCTTCTGCCGTGACGTGTCCAG GGGTTTACTGTGTAAAGTGAGCGCAGGAAATGATGTCGCATGTCTCACCACCAATCACCTGGCGGCGTTGGCCAAGCAGGAGCCTCGTCTGGTTCCTCTGGTCTTGGCGTTCCGCTACTGGGCCAAg CTGTGTCACGTGGACTGCCAGGCCGAGGGCGGGATTCCTTCCTACTCCTTCTCTCTGATGGTCATCTTTTTCCTGCAGCAGAGGAAGCCACCCATTTTACCTGTGTATCTCGGCTACTGG ATCGAAGGGTTCGACGTGAAGCGAGTGGATGAGTATCACCTGACCGGCGTTCAGTCGGGTCACTTCGTGGGGTGGGAGCACCGACCAGGCAGCGCTAACGAGGGCCGTGGagacaacaaaaacagaaacGAACCCCAAAAATCGGCTGAGAAGAAGCACGAGAACCAGAAGGGCAAG ACTCGTCTGGTGCTGGAGAACACGGAGAACATCTCTCTCGGCCAGTTGTGGTTGGAGCTGATGCGGTTCTACACGCTGGAGTTCGCTCTGGAGGATTACATCATCAGCATCCGGCTGAAGGAGCTGCTGCCCCGGGACGTAAAGAACTGGCCACGCCGCCGCCTCGCCATCGAGG ACCCATTCGCACTTAAGAGGAACGTTGCGCGAAGTCTGAACAGTCAGATGGTGTTCGAGTACATCCAGGAGCGCTTTCGCACCGCGTACCGGTACTTCGCCTGTCCTCAGAGCCGGAACGGACACGCCCCCCAACGGAACGCGCCCCGCCCGGCTGGAACCCGCAGCGTGCAAAGTAAGGGAGGCGAGGAGGACGATGGCGCGAACAGCACCGACgaggatgaagaagaagaggaggacgACGATGAGGACGAGGCCGGAGACGAAGATCGGCGCGTGACCCGAGGTTTAGCCAGACTGCTCGTGGAGGTCGAGGACGAAGACGGGGCGCATCAGTCCTCTTCGCCGACCCCGTCCCCTCACAACGGGCTGTTCCCCGACAGCGACGAAGAGGAGCGGGACGAAGGGCGGCGGAGAGGCGTGGAACAGCAGAACATCGCCCCGGAGGATCTGCACTACACCTTCGACAGGATGATCTTCACCGGAGGAAAG CCCCCGACGGTGGTGTGCAGCATCTGTAAGCGAGACGGCCATCTGAAAGACGACTGTCCTGAAGACTTTAAGAAGATGGAGCTGACGCCGCTGCCTCCCATGACAGAGCACTTCAGAGAGATCCTCGACAACCTGTGCAGACGCTGCTACG atgaacTGTCGCCATCTATGGGAGAGCAGCAGAGGAGGGAACTTATTCTAGGCAGTCTGGAGCGCTTCATTAGAAAGGAGTATaacg ataAAGCCCAGCTGTGTTTGTTCGGTTCCTCCAAGAATGGTTTCGGGTTCCGTGACAGTGACTTGGACATCTGTATGACACTGGAGGGTCACGACACAGCCGAG aaACTGAACTGTAAGGAGATCATCGAGGGTCTGGCCAAGGTGCTGAAGAAACATACGG GTCTGAGGAATATCCTGCCTATAACGACCGCCAAAGTGCCTATAGTCAAGTTTGAACACAAGCAGAGCAGCCTGGAGGGAGACATCAGCCTTTACAACACACTG GCTCAGCACAACACACGTATGCTGGCCACGTACGCAGCCCTGGACCCACGTGTGCAGTATTTGGGCTACACCATGAAAGTGTTTGCAAAG aggtGCGACATCGGCGACGCGTCGAGGGGAAGTCTCTCATCTTACGCCTACATCCTTATGGTGCTGTACTTCCTGCAGCAGAGACAGCCTCCGGTCATCCCCGTCCTGCaggag atctACGACGGGAGCGCGGTTCCTCAGAGGATGGTGGACGGCTGGAACGCTTTCTTCTTCGACGATTTGGACGagctg cggcGGCGTTGGCCCGAGTTCCAGCAGAACCGCGAGACGGTGGGGGAGCTGTGGCTCGGCCTGCTGCGCTTCTACACCGAGGAGTTCGACTTTAAGGAGCACGTGATCTCCATCCGGCAGCGTAAACGCCTCACCACCTTCGAGAAGCAGTGGACCTCCAAGTGCATCGCCATCGAAG atccCTTTGACTTGAATCACAATCTCGGTGCTGGAGTCTCACGGAAaa TGACGAATTTCATCATGAAGGCGTTTATTAACGGCAGGAAGTTGTTCGGAACGCCGTTTTATCCAAAGCTGGGGATGGAAGCG gagtaCTTCTTCGACTCGAAGGTGCTGACAGACGGCGAGCTCGCTCCGAACGACCGCTGCTGTCGGATCTGCGGCAAAATCGGACACTACATGAAGGACTGCCCGAAGAGACGCAG gatgaaAAAGAAGGAGAGCGATAAGGACGAGGATGTGCGTGAGGAGGACAGAGAGCCAAGAGAGAGACGCTGTTTCCAGTGCGGATTCATCGGACACGTGCGGAGAGAATGTCCTGATTACAGACACCTCCGACAGAGAGGAGCTCCcacgcagg TTCCTCAGGTGGTCCGTGCCATGGTGAGCTCTCAGGCCATCCCCATTCCTCAGAGCGGGACGTCCCAGGATCGAGGCGGCCGGACCAGGCAGCCGTCCGAATGT TCGGACACGCGCCAGACTCCTCCCTACTCGCCCCAGCCGTCTACGTTCATCCAGCCCTCCGTCTCGCCCCAGTCGTCTCAGAGCGGCAAGCCGTCACCGGGCTCCTCGTCCTCATCGGCTCCGTCCAAATCCCCCCAtcatccctccctccctccgtcCGCCACGCctcctcagcagcagcagcaggttcatctgtctctctttggTTTTAACCCGTCTCAGTACATGGGAGTGGTCACGCTGGGCGCCTGGCCCTCCCATCCGCCCTCCCCGGGGGTGAAGTACCCTATAAGGAAGGGGCAGGGCAACGGGCCGGCGGGGGACGCGCCTTACCCCGCCCCTGTTAACCTGAACGACCCCAGCATCATCTTCGCCCAGCCGGCCGGGCGGGACGGAGGGCCACACTGGCCCAATCACCGTCTGAACAACCCCGGGGGGATGGTGGCCAACGGCACGGTGGGGAAGTCAg AAGCAGGTTTCCAGGCTCCGTTTGGTTCTGTAGGTCCGGTCTCTCGCTCGCTGGCCCACAGCGGCCCCGGTTCCATATCCGTCTCGTCCTCCTGGGGTTTCCGCATGCCGCAGACGTTCGTGCAGCCGACCAACAAGCCCTTCATCTCCCAGG GTCCGGTGGTGAATCAGCGCTTCCCCCTGCTGCAGTCTGGTCGCCCCGTCAACCTCCAGCAGAAGAAATAA
- the gpx7 gene encoding glutathione peroxidase 7, whose product MKLILRALAFLLLSCGMEAKQKDFYTFKVVNSRGRLVSLEKYRGSVSLVVNVASECGFTEEHYTDLQQLQRDFGPYHFNVLAFPCNQFGQQEPGSDKEIDSFVRRVYGVSFPLFSKIAVVGTGANNAFKYLAEVTRKEPDWNFWKYLVDVDGKVVEAWGPKVSVKEIRPKISEMVRKLIIKRKEEL is encoded by the exons ATGAAGCTGATCCTCCGAGCGCTGGCTTTCCTCCTGCTGTCCTGCGGAATGGAGGCGAAGCAGAAAGACTTTTACACGTTTAAGGTGGTGAACAGCAGGGGGAGATTAGTTTCTCTGGAGAAGTACCGCGGCTCG gtctCCTTGGTAGTGAACGTAGCGAGTGAGTGTGGCTTCACTGAGGAGCACTACACGGACCTGCAGCAGCTGCAGCGGGATTTTGGACCGTACCACTTCAACGTGCTGGCGTTTCCGTGTAACCAGTTTGGACAGCAGGAACCCGGCAGCGACAAAGAGATCGACAGCTTCGTGAGACGCGTTTACGGAGTCTCGTTCCCGCTGTTTAGTAAAATCGCTGTGGTGGGGACCGGCGCTAACAACGCCTTTAAATACCTTGCAG aggTGACCAGGAAGGAGCCTGACTGGAATTTCTGGAAGTACCTGGTAGATGTTGATGGTAAAGTTGTCGAGGCATGGGGTCCTAAAGTCTCTGTGAAGGAAATCCGGCCAAAGATCTCAGAGATGGTTCGCAAACTCATCATCAAACGCAAGGAGGAGCTATAG